From the Candidatus Cloacimonadota bacterium genome, the window GTGCGGCCAAAACCTGCTGCATTGCGTCAGATGCGACCTGCAGGGCAACGTAAGCCTGCAGGGAAACAGCGTTGCCCTGGATCCCGAACCCGCATATTACGACCTGCATTTAATCCTGTTTCCAGACGCCGCCGGAGGCGCGTTCCTGCACATCACGCGCCAGAGCACTGGAGGAGTTGTTCACAGCCAGGCGCAATACATCAGCCACAGCGGTTTCGCCCTGCCCGCCGAAGCGCAATTGTCCTTCACAGGCCATCCGGACTACGAAGACGGGGGCAGATCGCTGGCCCCGTATGTATTTCTTGGCGACGAGCGCCTGGGCATCATATTCGAACTCGTCCTGCCGGGTTATTCCCATCTGATCAGGCGGGAAATTTTCCCAACCGGAACCCTGACTTCACCCGAAACCGTATCCACCGATCTGTACAGGACCTGCAGCCGGCCCCAGATATGCGCCTTGCAGGGAAACATCCTCACTGCCTGGCTGGACAATGAAGGCCAGAACGCCCCGGAACGCCACCGGATAGGCTATCAGATCGTTTCGCCGCTGGGACAGGCCCTGCTGACGGACTGGGGCACGCTCCCCGCCAGCGGAGGTCCCCGCGACATCGGGAGTTTCAGATTGCACAGCCTGGAGAACGGCAACGCGCTGGTCGTTTGGTCCGACCTCGGTTCCCCCACAGCCATCCGGGCCCAGCAGATCGACGCGGCGGGCAACCAGCTCTGGGAGCCGGAGGGCAGGATCGTGGCCGCGAGCGACCAGTTCGTAAACCTGGCCTGGGGCTTCACCAGTTCGGTCCAGGGCAATGACCTCTACGTGTTCTGGACCGCTTATCCCAGCAGCTATTTCGAGATCCGCGGCCAGCGCCTGGCCGAAGGGATCACACAGTGGGAAACCGGCGGCAGGGTGCTGACCTCGGCTCTCGACTTTCCCGGAGAAGACTACTATTATTTCTCCTCCGCCCGGGTGATCGATGCCTTCGGAGACTATCTTTGTTGGGGCAGGTGGGACTGGCTGGTGATGGGAGAGACTTTGGCCCTCAAATGGGTCAGGGTGCTGAGGTTCGACGCGGAAGGCGCTCCCCTGCCCGGTTTTGAGGCCGGCGGCAATCCGGCTTTCAACTATGGCCAACCCTATCTTGGTTTGAGCATGAATCGAGCGCTGCTCACCCCCCAGGGCCTGTTGCTCGAAGCGGGGTTCGGAACGTTGCACTACGATCCGGAGGGCGGCAGATACATGGTTTTTGACGATTTCTACGGACAGCTGATGTCGCCTACAGGTGAAACCCTCTGGGGCGCGGGCTACCCTCTGGCCACCGATCTTTCCTACTACCGGGGCCTGTTGCTGGCCGGAGACGCGGAAGGCTATGTCATCCGCACGGACTCCGGCCTGGCCAAACACGATTATCAGCATCAACCCATCTGGTCTGCCGATCTCTTCAACTTCACCCATCTGGCCGTGCAGGAAGTCGCTCCCGGCTTCTACATCGGTCTGGCGGACAGGCTGAAATACTATGCCTT encodes:
- a CDS encoding T9SS type A sorting domain-containing protein, translated to MKFGSAALYLLLWLLPVLARADQVWPEPLPVYQAPNMGFNGVGCSTPSGGYALIWQENRTDLWNTLYDNRCFFQRYDSANQAQLPQPVEVFAAHATTTVIGMVPTSDNCFVFYTSARLFKINSAGEQLWGNGVNVPQMPAINRLFADRQGGVYQLGRSSPNGIWMLSHWNSEGSHHGNAYLGLNPVNGSSEVNIGVTLLPNDDLICSFIWNSRIRIVKVNAASELVWERTGYPDEGAVQATQPTFTTDGIHRLIYRVNEGANQVWKTFIVNSDGDQLWAEPVNLFTLSSSVAFDAMNAAPLADGSTLLAWCGQNLLHCVRCDLQGNVSLQGNSVALDPEPAYYDLHLILFPDAAGGAFLHITRQSTGGVVHSQAQYISHSGFALPAEAQLSFTGHPDYEDGGRSLAPYVFLGDERLGIIFELVLPGYSHLIRREIFPTGTLTSPETVSTDLYRTCSRPQICALQGNILTAWLDNEGQNAPERHRIGYQIVSPLGQALLTDWGTLPASGGPRDIGSFRLHSLENGNALVVWSDLGSPTAIRAQQIDAAGNQLWEPEGRIVAASDQFVNLAWGFTSSVQGNDLYVFWTAYPSSYFEIRGQRLAEGITQWETGGRVLTSALDFPGEDYYYFSSARVIDAFGDYLCWGRWDWLVMGETLALKWVRVLRFDAEGAPLPGFEAGGNPAFNYGQPYLGLSMNRALLTPQGLLLEAGFGTLHYDPEGGRYMVFDDFYGQLMSPTGETLWGAGYPLATDLSYYRGLLLAGDAEGYVIRTDSGLAKHDYQHQPIWSADLFNFTHLAVQEVAPGFYIGLADRLKYYAFTASGSAWLPADSNLDSRLQTLSTCTLNRDAYVFWADLSLHSVPSYTSLFLQRLSFSTTDADESLIPAPESFTLRHYPNPFADQVSLAVESDRSQPLEISVYNIRGQLVRSVYKGEIGKGGTTLVWDGRDADGTEVAPGVYICRARVSGQPLKPLKMLKY